The genomic segment GCGGGCGCGCTCGATTTGGACCCGGCGAACATCGTCGAGCGCGGCCGGCTCGAACCCGGCCAGTTGTTCCTCGCCGACCCCGAAGCGGGTGGGGTAATCTCCGACGAGGAGGTGTTCGGAGAACTGACCGACGAGAAATACGCCGAATGGATCGAACAGGAGCAAGTCCGACTCGACGACATCGTTGGCGACGCCCCCCGCGAACGCACCAAGCGCGCGAGCGATGGCGACCTTCGCAGCCGACAGGCACTCTACGGCTACACCCACGACGAACTCGACAACCTGCTCGAACCGATGGCCCGGAAAGGCAAGGACCCGGTCGGGTCGATGGGCGACGACACGGCCCTCTCAGTGCTCTCGCAGTTCAACCGCCCGCTGTTCAGTTACTTCAAACAACTGTTCGCGCAGGTGACGAACCCGCCACTCGACTACATCCGCGAGGAGTTGGTGACGTCGCTCGAAACCCGCCTCGGAAACCAGCGGAACCTGCTCGCCGAATCGCCGGCCCACGCCCGCCAGCTCGTCTGCGAATCGCCGATACTCTCGAACGACGAGACAGCCGCCATCGGGAGGATGGGCGATACGGACGCGAACGGGATGGAGAGTCAAGTCCTCGATATCACCTACGATGTCGACGGCGACCTCGAATCGGCGGTCGAGCGCGTGCGCCGCGAGGCGACCACGGCCGCCGACGAGAACGATATCTTCGTGCTCTCGGACCGGGCGGCGAGCGACGATCGAATCCCGATTCCGTCGCTGCTGGCGACGGGGGCGGTCCACCACCACCTCGTGCGCAACGGCCGTCGCAATCGCGTCGGTCTCGTCGTCGAATCGGCCGACCCTCGTACTGTGCATCACGTCGCGGCGCTCATCGGCTACGGCGCGGGCGCGGTCAACCCCTATCTCGCCTACCGGACCATCGCGGACCTCACGCGGGGCGGCGACGGCGCGGACCGCGAGGCGGCCGTCGGGGCCTACCGCGAGGCGCTCGAAGACGGGCTTCTGAAGACGATGTCGAAGATGGGCATCTCCACGGTCCAGAGCTATCGGGGTGCACAAATCTTCGAGGCGGTGGGATTGGATTCGGATTTCGTCGCCAAGTATTTCGAAGGGACGACAGCCCGCACCGGGGGCATCGGCATCGAGGACATCGAGGCCGACCTTGACGACCGCCACGCGCTCGCCTTCGGGGAGAACCCAGCCATCGAGCGACAGGGCGAGTACGAACACCGCTCCGATGGAATTTTTCACGAGTGGAACCCCCAAACTGTGGGAACGCTCCAGCAGGCCGTCCGGCAGGGCGACTACGAGCAGTACGAGGAGTTCGCCGCGATGATGAACGAGCAGAACGAGCAGTTACAGACGCTTCGCGGCCTACTGGAGTTCGACAGTTCTCGGGAGTCGATTCCGCTCGACGAGGTCGAACCGGTCCAGGAGATCGTCGAGCGGTTCTCGACGGCGGCGATGAGTCTGGGCAGTCTCTCGCCGGAGGCCCACGAGAACAACTCGATTGCGATGAACAGGCTCGGCGCGAAGTCGAACACCGGCGAGGGCGGCGAGCCGCCGGAGCGCTTCGACACTGAAAAGGAGTGTAACGTCAAGCAGGTGGCGTCGGGTCGCTTCGGCGTCACCTCGGAGTATCTCACGTCTGCCGACGAGATCCAGATCAAGATGGCTCAAGGGAGCAAACCGGGCGAGGGCGGCCATCTGCCCGGCAAGAAAGTCAACGAGATGATCGCCCACGTGCGCTACGCTACCCCAGGAGTCGGTCTCATCTCGCCGCCGCCGCTGCACGACATCTACTCCATTGAGGACCTCAAGCAACTCATCCACGACCTCAAGGCGGCGAATCCCGAGGCGGACATCAACGTCAAACTCGTCTCTGAGGCGGGCATCGGGACGATTGCGGCGGGCGTAGCGAAGGCAAACGCCGACGTGGTGCATATCTCGGGCCACTCGGGAGGTACGGGCGCGAGTCCCCGGACGTCCATCAAAAACGCCGGGTTGCCGTGGGAACTCGGGCTGGCCGAGACCAATCAACTGCTTCGTGAGACTCGATTGCGCTCGCGCATCCGGGTGACTTGCGATGGCGGGCTGAAGACCGGCCGCGACGTCGCGGTTGCGGCGCTCTTGGGGGCCGAAGAATACGTCTTCGGAACCGCCCCCCTGGTCACCTCCGGCTGTGTGATGGCCCGCCAGTGCCACGAAAACACATGTCCGGTGGGCGTCGCGACCCAGCGCGAGGAACTCCGGGAGCGCTTCCCCGGCGAGCCGGAACACGTGGTAAACTACATGACGTTCATCGCACAGGAACTGCGCGAACTCATGGCCGAGTTGGGCTTTTCGACCGTCGAAGAGATGGTCGGCCGGCCCGAGTTCCTCACACAGCGCGAGGACGTCGCCCACGAGAAAGCGAGGAAACTCGACCTCTCCGCGATGCTTGCCGAACCGCGCAGCGACGGCGTACCGGGCACCGAACGAACGAAGGTCAGAGAACAGACCCACGAGATCGACGACCAGTTGGACCACGCGCTGCTCGCCGACGCGCAAGCGGCCATCGAGGACGAAAGTCCAGTGTCGCTCAGCAGGGAGGTCTCGAACGCCGACCGGGCGGTCGGCGCGTTGCTTTCCCACCACGTCTCCCGCGAGCACGGCGGCGCGGGACTCGACGAGGACACTATTACCATCGACTTCGACGGCACGGCGGGCCAGAGCTTCGGGGCTTTCCTCGCCGCTGGCGTGACGATGACGCTGACCGGGAGCGCCAACGACTACGTGGGCAAGGGCCTCTCGGGCGGGAAACTCGTCGTGAACACCCCACCCGAAGCACCCTACGAACCCGAGGAGAACAGTTTGATTGGGAACGTCGCCCTCTACGGCGCGACCGAGGGCGAGGTCTATATCAACGGCAAGGCCGGCGAGCGCTTCGCGGTGCGAAATTCGGGTGTCAAGGGCGTCGTCGAGTCCGTCGGCGACCACGGCTGTGAGTACATGACTGGCGGAGCCATCGCGGTGCTCGGCGACACGGGGAAGAACTTCGCGGCCGGCATGAGCGGCGGTGTCGCGTACGTGCTTGACAGGGAGGGTACATTCGAGTCGCGGGTCAACCACGACATGGTGGAGACGACGACGGAGTTCGACGAGCGCGACGAGCGGATGCTCCGGCGGCTGGTCGAAAACCACGTCGCTTACACCGATTCCGATCGCGGGCAGTACGTCTTCGACAACTGGGACGAGGAGTTGGAGAGCTTCGTGAAGGTGATGCCCGAAGCCTACGCGGACGTCATCGACGAGCGTGAGGGCGCGGACGTGCGGACCCGGCCGCCCGCCGCGGCGCTGGGGACAGACGAACCGCCGGCCGCCGAGGGCGGCGCGGACTGATACTGTTGGAGGGAAGTATTTCACAGCCGCTATCACAAAAATCGGCCGGGATCGAATCAGTCTGTGCAATGGCTCGTGGATTTCCCTCCGACAGTATGACCACCCGACGGTTCACTCGCCGATTTCGAGCAGGCGCTCGCGGACCGCCTCGCGCTCGACGGTGCCCGAGGCGGTGCGGGGGAGTTCGTCGGCGAAGCCGATCGTTCGTGGAACCTTGAACCCGGCGAGGCGCTCGCGGCAGTGGATTCGGACCGTCTCGGTGTCTGAGACATCACCGACGACGAGCGCACCGACGCGCTCGCCCCACTCGGGGTCGGGAAGGCCGACCACGCTGGCCCCGTGGATGGCCGGATGCGAGCGAAGCGCGTCGGCGACTTCGGTTGGGGCGACCAGTTCGCCGCCAGTAGAAATCAGTTCGTCGCGCCGGCCCGTCACCCAGAGCCGTCCGCCCGCATCGCGGTGGCCGACGTCGCCGGTGTGAAAGCCGCGCTCGGAGAACGCCCGCGCGGTCGCGTCGGGGTCGCCGTAGTACCTCGAAAACACTGTCGGCCCCGAAACGACGATTTCGCCCGCCTCGCCGGTTGCAACGCTCTCTCCGTCGCCATCGAGGATCTGGAGATCGGTATCGAACAGCGGGCGGCCGACGGTGCCGGCGTGGGCGAACGCCTCTTCGGGGGTGGCGGTGGCGACCTGCGATGCCGTTTCGGTCATGCCGTAGGTGGGATGGACGGGCACGCCCCGCTCCTCACAGCGCTCGATGAGGCCCTCCGAGGCGGGCGCACCACCGAGGAGGACGAACCGGAGCGAGTCGGGGAGGGGGCCGGCGTCGAGCAACCGACGGAGCATCGTCGGCACGAGCGAGACGCCGGTGCAGTCGTAGCTGTCGAGCGCGTCGAGGGTTGCCCCGGCATCAAAACCGGCTTCGGGAACGACGACTGCCGTCCCGTAGAGCGCCGAGCGGACGATCGGAGCGAACCCGCCCATGTGATAGGGTGCGAGCGGGTCGAGCCAGCGGTCGTCGGGTGCGACACCGAGACGGAACGCCGAGGCGACGGCGCTCGCGCGCAGGTTTTCGGTCATGAGCACGACGAGCTTCGGCTCGCCGGTCGTGCCCGACGTGGCGAGCATCAGCGCCGGTTCGTCGGCGTCACGCTCTGCTGGCGTGAACGCCGCTGGCGAGATTTTATCGAGGTCTCTGACGTCTACCCGTTCGGCAGCATCGACGGAGACGATGGGTATCTCCGCAGAGAGTTCGACGGCGGTTGCGGCGGTGTCGCTCCCGCAGACCAGCGCCGCGAGGTCCGCGCGCTCGATTTGCTCGGCGAGTGTTTCGGGCGTGAGTCGCGTGTTCAGCGGAACGAGCACGCAGCCGAGGCGTGCCGCCGCGTGGACGAGGACGACCGTCGCGGGCCGGGTTTCGAGCAGGCAGCCGAGATGCTCGCCCGCAACCCCCAGCGCCGCGAGCCGGCCAGCGGTCCGTTTGACACGCTCGTCGAGTTCCCGATAGCTCCACTCCCGTCCGTCGGTTGCGATGAGCGCGGTCGCATCGGGCGAGGCACGGACCCGCCGGGCGAGCACGTCGATCATCCGTCCACCAGCGGCGCGTTGCCCGCTCGCTGTGGTACGCGCACGTGACCGTCCTCGATTGGGGCCGGGTCCGCGACGAGGTCTTCGGCGAGCCGGTCGGCGGTTGCGAGACCGGCCGGCAGCGGGTCGGGGAGGCTCGCGGTGACGTGAACCGCCCCCGTTCGAGCAAGTGCGCCGTCGATGGTCGTCGTGAGTACCGCCCCACAGCCGGCTTCGCGGGCGGCGAGCGCGGCTGCTCGCGCGCGGTCCGGCCCGCCGAGCGCCATCGGTTTCAAGACGAGCACGTCCGCGGCGTCGGTGTCGAGAACACGCTCGACGGAATGAGCCGCCAGCGACTCATCGAGCGCGATCGGCACCTCTCCTCGGAGATCGGCGTGGCCGGCGAGATCGTCTTTCGGGAGTGGTTGTTCGAGGTACGCGAGGTTCGCGGCGGCGAATCCGTCGAGCGCCGCCCGCGCTTCGTCATGGCTCCACGCCCCGTTCACGTCGGCGCGGAGTTCGACCTCGGGACCGACCGCCCCCCGCACGGCGGTGATGCGCTCGATGTCCTCCGCGACCGCCCGCGCCCCGACTTTGACTTTGAGGGTTGCGAACCCCGATTCGATCGCTTCGGCGGCTTCGTCGACGATTTTCTCGACTGAGTCGTCGCCGATGGTGGCGTTCACCGGCACGTGCTCTCGCTGCTCGCCGTCGAGATTGCGGTAGAGCGGGACGCCCGCCGCCCGCGAGCGCGCATCGCAGAGTGCGAGCGCGAGACCGTGGCGGGCGGCCGGCGTCTCGTGGAGCGAATCGAGCGCTGCCTCCCAGTCATCGGCGTTCCGAGCGCGTTCGAGCGCTGTCCGACAGTCGTCGAGCGATTCCGTCCAGCCCGGCAGCGGCGTCGCCTCGCCTACGCCCCGCGCCCCCTCGCACTCGACGAAAACGAGAAATCCATCTCTCGTGTCGATAGTGCCACGAGCCGTCGAGAGCGGGCGTGAGAGGGCGAGCGAGAACGGTTCGATTCTCATAGCACTCCCGGAACCGCGAGACCGAGCGCGAACAAGAGGGAGTGGGCCGCGAGCAACTTCCCCACCCGTTCGAGTGCGGGATTGAGCGCGTCGCCGTCGGTTCTGGTCAGCACGGTCGCGGCGATGGAGGCGGCGTACGGCATCGTGAGCAGCGGTGCGAGCACGAGCGGTCCGTAACCGGTGAGCCAGAAAATCACCGGAATCACGTAGGCCATCCCAGTCATGCAGAGGAATTCGACGCGACTCCAGCGGTAGCCGATGATGACCACGAGCGAGCGCTTGCCCGCCGCCATGTCGGTCTCGCGGTCGCGCAGGTTGTTGACGACGAGGATGTTGGTCGAGAGGCCCGCGGCGGGCAGACTCGCCACGACGGCCGCGAGCGGCAGCGTTCCCGGCGGGAGCCAGAGCGGGAAGGATCGAGTGAGGGCCGCTGCCTGCACGTAGTAGGTGCCGGTGACGGCGACCAACCCGAAGAAGACGAACACGAAGAGGTCGCCCAAGCCGTACGAGCCGAACGGGTAGGGTCCCCCAGCATAGAGCACCCCGGCGGCGACGCTCGACAGTCCGACGACGACGATCGGTAGTCCGCCGACGAACACCAAGTAAGTGCCGAGGGCGATGGCGAGCGCGAACGTCCCGACCATCGCGCGCCGGACTTCTGAAGGTCCGATGAGACCCGACTGGGTAACTCTTGTAAAACCCTCGCGCTCGTCGGAGTCGACCCCCGACTGGGCGTCGTAGTAGTCGTTGGCGAAGTTCGTGCCCACCTGGATGAGCAGCGCGCCGACGAGCGCCGCAACTGCCGGAATCGGGGCGAACACGTCCCTGTAGACGGCGAGACCGGTGCCCACGAGAACGGGCGCGGCGGCCGCCGGCAGCGTCTGCGGGCGCGCGGCCATCAACCACGCTCGCCCCCGCGAAACTCCCTGTGTAGCCATTTCCGTGAAATTGGGTATCCGGCAGCGTTAACGTTGGGATACGGACTGGCGCGCCGTGAATCGAGCCATCGACGTTCTCCGTCGTGAAGCCCCGTCCTGCACGGGGGCGTGTTTCACACCGTGGCACATGTTTCGAGGTTCGAAACACCGGGCAGGGAGTAAGTATAGAACCCTCCACTGTCTGTGTCGAAACGGAACCGCATGGTTCCGGTCGCACGGGAACCCGGTCCGCTGCCCTGGCATCACCGCGTACCCTTCCCGTGCCTGTTCTCGGGACGTGACTTCGGAAGCTTTGATTGGCCTCGCAGTGTACCGTGTATAGATACACCGCTTTCCCGAGTGACGATCGTACTGGCCGTCGGTCGCCGTCGACTTCGGGCGAACGGACATTCGAGTCATGGAGTACGTCCAAGAGCGAATCACGACCCTACACGGGTTTGCCGACGAGCCGCCGGCCGCACCGACCGATCGAACGGCGGTCGTCGTGCCGATGACCGGCCGCGAGTATCGTACGACGGCGGCCGCAAACGTGTTTTCGTCGCTCGCCACGCTCGACGTGGCGACGGTCGTCGTCGCTTTGCGTGCCTCGCGCGAGCGCGTCGGCGCGGTCGCCCGGTGGCTGTCGGAGTTCGACTGCGACATCGAACTGCTCTGGTGTGGCGGTTCACGGCTCGAAACGCTGCTCGCCGAGCGCGGTCTCGACGGCGAGGGCGGGAAAGGACGGGACGTCTGGCTCGCACTCGGTCTCGCGAGCGACCACGAGTTCGTCGTCGTCCACGACGCCGACGCGCTCTCGTACTCGGCCGCCGACGTGTCGCGGCTCTGTGCGCCGCTCACCAATGGTTTCGAGTTCGTGAAGGGCTATTACGCACGCATCGAGCAAAATCAGCTCTTCGGGCGGCTATTTCGACTCTTTTACGCGCCGCTCGTGGCAACCCTCCGCGAACGCCACGACGCACCGGTCCTGGAGTATCTCGGAGCCTTTCGCTACGCGCTCGCCGGCGAGGTCGCGCTTACCGGCGACCTCGCGCGCGACCTGCGCCTCGGCCGGAGCTGGGGGCTCGAAATCGACACTCTCGAAACCGCCTTCGAGGGCGCAGGCTTCGCAAACACGGCACAGGTCGACCTCGGCATCGACGTGCACGACCACCGGACGGTGTCGGGGTCGGAAGGACTGGCGGCGATGAGCCGCGAGGTCGGGCGGGCGCTGCTCCGCGCCGTCGAGAAGCATAATGTGCAACCCGACTACGACACCCTTCCGGAGCGCTACCGACAGACGGCGGCGCGGTTCATCCGCCAGTACGCCGCCGACGCAGCGCACAACGGGTTCGAATACGACCCGGCGGGCGAGCGCGAGCAGGTCGGCGAGTACGCGACGGCCATCACCGCACCCGCTCCCGACGACCGACTGCCGGCGTGGACGGACGCACCGCTCGCCCCCCACGAGATCAGGGAGGTCGTACGAACGGATCTAGCGGCGATAAAGGACTAACCCGGT from the Halococcus sediminicola genome contains:
- the gltB gene encoding glutamate synthase large subunit — encoded protein: MDATRSHRERSAATGLADPSEQRANCGVGVVMDLDGKGDHSVVADGLELLSNLEHRGTTGAEENTGDGAGVMLRTPREFFADELSVELPERYAVGSLFFPQDDAARERLQELVADALAEHDLSVVHWRAVPTDNDELGQTALDSEPAVYQAFVTPDEDLATDEFDTRLYVGRRAVEKRVAKRDPAGSERFYICSLDRQTLVYKGLLKGDQLTGYYPDLTDSRLRSTFVMVHARFSTNTLGAWHLAHPYRHVIHNGEINTIRGNINWMRARETDIDTEKFDVDAIKPVIADAEQSDTASVDNALELLMQSGRELPHALRLLIPEAFRGSEHEMSDERRAFYDFHASLSEPWDGPALVAATDGKRVGAVLDRNGFRPCRYDVTTDNRLVMASEAGALDLDPANIVERGRLEPGQLFLADPEAGGVISDEEVFGELTDEKYAEWIEQEQVRLDDIVGDAPRERTKRASDGDLRSRQALYGYTHDELDNLLEPMARKGKDPVGSMGDDTALSVLSQFNRPLFSYFKQLFAQVTNPPLDYIREELVTSLETRLGNQRNLLAESPAHARQLVCESPILSNDETAAIGRMGDTDANGMESQVLDITYDVDGDLESAVERVRREATTAADENDIFVLSDRAASDDRIPIPSLLATGAVHHHLVRNGRRNRVGLVVESADPRTVHHVAALIGYGAGAVNPYLAYRTIADLTRGGDGADREAAVGAYREALEDGLLKTMSKMGISTVQSYRGAQIFEAVGLDSDFVAKYFEGTTARTGGIGIEDIEADLDDRHALAFGENPAIERQGEYEHRSDGIFHEWNPQTVGTLQQAVRQGDYEQYEEFAAMMNEQNEQLQTLRGLLEFDSSRESIPLDEVEPVQEIVERFSTAAMSLGSLSPEAHENNSIAMNRLGAKSNTGEGGEPPERFDTEKECNVKQVASGRFGVTSEYLTSADEIQIKMAQGSKPGEGGHLPGKKVNEMIAHVRYATPGVGLISPPPLHDIYSIEDLKQLIHDLKAANPEADINVKLVSEAGIGTIAAGVAKANADVVHISGHSGGTGASPRTSIKNAGLPWELGLAETNQLLRETRLRSRIRVTCDGGLKTGRDVAVAALLGAEEYVFGTAPLVTSGCVMARQCHENTCPVGVATQREELRERFPGEPEHVVNYMTFIAQELRELMAELGFSTVEEMVGRPEFLTQREDVAHEKARKLDLSAMLAEPRSDGVPGTERTKVREQTHEIDDQLDHALLADAQAAIEDESPVSLSREVSNADRAVGALLSHHVSREHGGAGLDEDTITIDFDGTAGQSFGAFLAAGVTMTLTGSANDYVGKGLSGGKLVVNTPPEAPYEPEENSLIGNVALYGATEGEVYINGKAGERFAVRNSGVKGVVESVGDHGCEYMTGGAIAVLGDTGKNFAAGMSGGVAYVLDREGTFESRVNHDMVETTTEFDERDERMLRRLVENHVAYTDSDRGQYVFDNWDEELESFVKVMPEAYADVIDEREGADVRTRPPAAALGTDEPPAAEGGAD
- a CDS encoding class I adenylate-forming enzyme family protein, with the translated sequence MIDVLARRVRASPDATALIATDGREWSYRELDERVKRTAGRLAALGVAGEHLGCLLETRPATVVLVHAAARLGCVLVPLNTRLTPETLAEQIERADLAALVCGSDTAATAVELSAEIPIVSVDAAERVDVRDLDKISPAAFTPAERDADEPALMLATSGTTGEPKLVVLMTENLRASAVASAFRLGVAPDDRWLDPLAPYHMGGFAPIVRSALYGTAVVVPEAGFDAGATLDALDSYDCTGVSLVPTMLRRLLDAGPLPDSLRFVLLGGAPASEGLIERCEERGVPVHPTYGMTETASQVATATPEEAFAHAGTVGRPLFDTDLQILDGDGESVATGEAGEIVVSGPTVFSRYYGDPDATARAFSERGFHTGDVGHRDAGGRLWVTGRRDELISTGGELVAPTEVADALRSHPAIHGASVVGLPDPEWGERVGALVVGDVSDTETVRIHCRERLAGFKVPRTIGFADELPRTASGTVEREAVRERLLEIGE
- a CDS encoding mandelate racemase/muconate lactonizing enzyme family protein is translated as MRIEPFSLALSRPLSTARGTIDTRDGFLVFVECEGARGVGEATPLPGWTESLDDCRTALERARNADDWEAALDSLHETPAARHGLALALCDARSRAAGVPLYRNLDGEQREHVPVNATIGDDSVEKIVDEAAEAIESGFATLKVKVGARAVAEDIERITAVRGAVGPEVELRADVNGAWSHDEARAALDGFAAANLAYLEQPLPKDDLAGHADLRGEVPIALDESLAAHSVERVLDTDAADVLVLKPMALGGPDRARAAALAAREAGCGAVLTTTIDGALARTGAVHVTASLPDPLPAGLATADRLAEDLVADPAPIEDGHVRVPQRAGNAPLVDG
- a CDS encoding 1,4-dihydroxy-2-naphthoate polyprenyltransferase, with the translated sequence MATQGVSRGRAWLMAARPQTLPAAAAPVLVGTGLAVYRDVFAPIPAVAALVGALLIQVGTNFANDYYDAQSGVDSDEREGFTRVTQSGLIGPSEVRRAMVGTFALAIALGTYLVFVGGLPIVVVGLSSVAAGVLYAGGPYPFGSYGLGDLFVFVFFGLVAVTGTYYVQAAALTRSFPLWLPPGTLPLAAVVASLPAAGLSTNILVVNNLRDRETDMAAGKRSLVVIIGYRWSRVEFLCMTGMAYVIPVIFWLTGYGPLVLAPLLTMPYAASIAATVLTRTDGDALNPALERVGKLLAAHSLLFALGLAVPGVL
- a CDS encoding glycosyltransferase family protein; the protein is MEYVQERITTLHGFADEPPAAPTDRTAVVVPMTGREYRTTAAANVFSSLATLDVATVVVALRASRERVGAVARWLSEFDCDIELLWCGGSRLETLLAERGLDGEGGKGRDVWLALGLASDHEFVVVHDADALSYSAADVSRLCAPLTNGFEFVKGYYARIEQNQLFGRLFRLFYAPLVATLRERHDAPVLEYLGAFRYALAGEVALTGDLARDLRLGRSWGLEIDTLETAFEGAGFANTAQVDLGIDVHDHRTVSGSEGLAAMSREVGRALLRAVEKHNVQPDYDTLPERYRQTAARFIRQYAADAAHNGFEYDPAGEREQVGEYATAITAPAPDDRLPAWTDAPLAPHEIREVVRTDLAAIKD